The DNA sequence GACTGATGGCATTATCCAGGATCGATGCGTCTCCCGCGTTGTGCCGTTCCAGGTAGTTCTTGTACGACTGAACCATCGGTCGAGTAGACTGATAACCGTCAACCAGCGCAAACAGCTGAGCGGTACCGCCGGTCGGCAGGGAATCAAAAACGAAAGTCCCATCTGGTTTCACAGACGTGGACTGCTGCCAGGTCCAGCTGCCGTCGATCTTATGATCCTGCCCTTCATTAATGTAGAGTTCCACACAGCCGTATTTAATCGGCCGGGGGACTGAGTCATCCAGGCGTCCCTCCAGTCGGATACCTGGTTCGAGAATCGCCACAATTGTACCATCCTCTTCCACGCGTTCCGGTTTAGTGACATCGATCAGGTGGCTGAAGAGCACCGGCCCCTCTTCGTTGCTGGACACAACCCGCATCCAGCGGCGGTCGAGTTTCACGACCGGCGAGGTAAAGAAGCCCAGACGTCGATCGTCCTGTTTGAATTCCCGACCGATAACATGTGAGTCTTCCAGGAGAGGAAAGGCGTCCGGCAGGCGATTTCCTTTCGCATCGACTGCTTTGACGCGAATGATGCGTCCCGGCTGCAGAACCAGTTTCGGGTTGCCGTTGAGTGAATATTGCGTGCCCGCTTTGGCATATCCTTCAGCCTCGGCGGAGATCTGTGCCCGGGCGGCTCCCTCGGGAACCTGAATCGTGACCTCGCCTTTCTGATTGGTGACGGGAGGATTGATTGTGATTTTCCCCAGCATATCCCCTTCATTATCTTCCCACCAGCCGACACGGACCTTAGCGCCGGCGATGGGCCGATCCTGTTCGTCGACAACCTTCACGATTTTCGGCGATGTCTGCTTCAGGTTGATGTCTGGTTTTCCCGGTTTTCTCACCTTGCGGGCAGCCGGCTTCTTTTTCTCGGCCTCGGGTTTATTTGTGTTCTCTTTCGGTTCTACCTGCTTTTCTTTTTGAGGGGGATCCGGTTTTTGAGCAAGCACCTGCGGACTGAAGTGAACCGTCGCCACAACGACGGCAGAGAGGAACGCGAGCAGTCCACAACCATACCGCCAGGCAAGCGGAAGTCGATCGACGGCAGTCGGGCGTTCGAGCCACTTGAGCCGACGCAGCATTTGTGAACGGTCCGCCATCGCCAGCGCAGCCAGACGGGATTCCGCTCCCTGTCTCCGCAGAGCCCAGTGGGCCAGCAGACGCCGGTATTCTCTGAGACTGCTGATGGCATTAGCGGCTTGCGCGTCTGATAAATGCTCACAGGCCAGGCGATGCCGGTGCGGCAATCTCCAGACCAGCGGATGAAACCAGTAGACCGCCTGGGTCAGATGAGTGACCAGATTCCAGAACACATCGCGGCCGGCAACGTGCGCGAGTTCATGCATCAGGATGGCCGACTGTTCCTCTGCTGAGAGTGTCTCATACCATGTGCGGGGGAGATAGATTACCGGCCTAAAGACTCCCGCAGTACAGGGGCTTTCAATCTCTGTCGAGTACCCCACACGATGTGTGCCTTTCAACCGAAGTCGGTCCGCCAGAGACTGACACTGTTGTTGTATGTGATCGGGGACCAGCTCAGAATGTTTGCGCAGAACGGATGCCCGCCGTACCTGCCAGCTGAGTCTGATTAAGAGAACCGTCACGCCTGCCAACCAGACAAGGGTGATTAAAGTGCTTCTTGACAGGGAAGACTTGTCTGATGCTGGTTGCTGGTGAACTGTGTTAGTGGATGGGGTCAGGGGAGTTTCAGAAGTCAGCTCTTCTGGTTCCACATTTCCGGAGGGCGTCATGTTCGAGGATATCGCGATCTCCGGTTCCTGTTCCAGGGGCAGCGGATTGCTGTGATCCGGCGGAGGTGTTTCTTGCGGTACGAAGGGAGTCGTTTGTGTTTCCTCCGTCAGGGATTTTGGAACAGTTTCGCTCTGAGATGCAAAAGCGGGAGGCTTCATGTCGGGAGCACTCTCGATCACGGCTTCTGTCCTCTCTGCTTCCACGGGGGGTAAAATCGCCAGACCCAGTGGTGGTAATACATAACAGACCAGCGGAAACAGCAGGCAGGCGACAGACAGAAAGCGAGTCCACAAAACGGACCAGCGCGGATTGACTGCGGAAAGCGAGTACAGAAGCAGCCACCCGACTGCCAGTAACAGAGTCAGGCGGATTAATGTGTCTTGCAGTAGCTCAGATATATCCATCGCAGATCCTTTCCAAGTGGGAATCTGTGGTCTGTTTCAGTATAGCAGATTATTGCTTACTTTTCGCCGCGGGCAATTTTCTTGAGCTGTTTGAGCTCCTGGGGGTTCAGGCGTTCCTTCTCGGCTAACTCCATCAACAGTTGTCCGGTCGAGCCGCCGGTAAAGACCTCCGCCAGCCGACGCACCATCTGTCGCAGGTGAGTTTCCCGCTTGAGCTTGGGGGCATACAGATACGCCCGACCTTCGCGCTGACGCGTGAGCATACCCCGCTCAACCATGCCTACCAGCACGCTCCGCAAGGTGCCGTTATCGATCTCCCAGCCGAAGGACTCCTGGATTTCCCCCGGCTTTTGCGGCGCTTTGTTCCACAAAAGACGCAGAACCTCCAGCTCATTCTGATTGGGCTGTTCCATTCAATACTCTCCCATTCCGGAACATTAAAAAAATCCAAACTGAACTGTGATTGTTTCACAGTACATGCCGGAGTGCAAGGAGAAAGTGTGGAAAGTTCACATAATGAGAAGAGAGTGCG is a window from the Gimesia benthica genome containing:
- a CDS encoding M56 family metallopeptidase; translation: MDISELLQDTLIRLTLLLAVGWLLLYSLSAVNPRWSVLWTRFLSVACLLFPLVCYVLPPLGLAILPPVEAERTEAVIESAPDMKPPAFASQSETVPKSLTEETQTTPFVPQETPPPDHSNPLPLEQEPEIAISSNMTPSGNVEPEELTSETPLTPSTNTVHQQPASDKSSLSRSTLITLVWLAGVTVLLIRLSWQVRRASVLRKHSELVPDHIQQQCQSLADRLRLKGTHRVGYSTEIESPCTAGVFRPVIYLPRTWYETLSAEEQSAILMHELAHVAGRDVFWNLVTHLTQAVYWFHPLVWRLPHRHRLACEHLSDAQAANAISSLREYRRLLAHWALRRQGAESRLAALAMADRSQMLRRLKWLERPTAVDRLPLAWRYGCGLLAFLSAVVVATVHFSPQVLAQKPDPPQKEKQVEPKENTNKPEAEKKKPAARKVRKPGKPDINLKQTSPKIVKVVDEQDRPIAGAKVRVGWWEDNEGDMLGKITINPPVTNQKGEVTIQVPEGAARAQISAEAEGYAKAGTQYSLNGNPKLVLQPGRIIRVKAVDAKGNRLPDAFPLLEDSHVIGREFKQDDRRLGFFTSPVVKLDRRWMRVVSSNEEGPVLFSHLIDVTKPERVEEDGTIVAILEPGIRLEGRLDDSVPRPIKYGCVELYINEGQDHKIDGSWTWQQSTSVKPDGTFVFDSLPTGGTAQLFALVDGYQSTRPMVQSYKNYLERHNAGDASILDNAISRHDAFWPHLFPLTPGLFKTEVELPCTPTTSLDVKVVDPIGQPIEGAEVKFNPNGLFFGGELFIPATESLTMANQIVSRSKDENKQRYQWAQETFLRVKTDAEGIARVRNLPADDRESYRVSADGYQMPVYPTSSLDDPARYALIDLAGGQSLRRTITMEKYVPSSPRKIMVVNRQAEPVPDIKITVSEIAFENAPDDWQLWASQRFGPLATGESDKDGNVQLRVPLEVNGEAVSRLRITIQGRIEQKGQDAYVQRKRLIIPREADGRVVVLTVSDEKPKEKYAFYDVAVDYLQSSELLSNSPQGLLKQLIKKPSLVILNRLLQVNDFKAATPLRFRGDWNLATDFDKKKSERSPVLVVPTDEGWRVAVLCDVRPKDASWDTKPRLRSPPMAAFIFKTSDGSLVRMIGGWASSKGNYSHAMMNNLGGTDDYFVSTSAFEINGPFEYIQRWYQLGQEDKPALTFYGYANATGWSGKPGPSKPLAEFGYLDLKFNGKDLEHLVCGVLPNGTLAPRKLFWDGVRDQFIAPAQESVGKKPLYKVDLQNSHQFKPLEVEPGELIVAGGRRDYKNWHAWNCVIPKGRTARLRLFSVDESGEKPVETEHFTRELSAGQHHLQLQLANNEKEESQSAAKLWIDDSAKESLTVPRVPVADVPSVAGVPISRTGKTELDLFNRATTQKQQRLIWRVELKPD
- a CDS encoding BlaI/MecI/CopY family transcriptional regulator; amino-acid sequence: MEQPNQNELEVLRLLWNKAPQKPGEIQESFGWEIDNGTLRSVLVGMVERGMLTRQREGRAYLYAPKLKRETHLRQMVRRLAEVFTGGSTGQLLMELAEKERLNPQELKQLKKIARGEK